ATTGGCATCCAATCCAAATCATTACATCCGTTAGAATCAAAAGTGACTGTGAGTTCAGGTTGAGAAATTAGAATATTTGACCTAGAAAACTTCTTGACGTCCCATATGTTGCATTGCCCTTGTGAATAGCTTACTCCTAAAATGCCTTCTTTATGTTTGTTCCAAGATAGAGATACGGCTTCATTAAAATTGTCGAGGTTTTGTGCATCGTGGCTCCCTGAAAATAAACGGGCTTGGAAATCATCAGAAGACTTCGATCTTAGAACTGAATTACCATGCTTAGTCTtgttaaaaatatagaCAGAACCATCAGAAGATGCTGCTGCTATCAAATCGGGATTCTGAGGTAAATATCTAGATCTATTACAGTCTCCGTTAGGAAATCGAATTGAAACTTCTGTAGTTAAGTTTTTTGGCGGGAGTTTAACCGATGGATCAGGCTTGAACTCCATCTCATCCATATCGAAATTATTTAAAGAGGACCAGTTCAGGTGCTTCAGGGTAGATATCTTGGAAATGTACACTGATTCATCCTCTGGTAATTGAGATGATGTAAATGATGAGAGTAACAGTCTATGTTGATCTGAACTAGTATCCAAATCAGGAAAAAACTGACATGTTAAGGAGGGCCATTTGGTGGAATTTGTGTTCAGATAATCATACAGTAATTTAGTATTCTTTTTCCAGTGTATATATCTCGTTTGAACATCCTCTGGAATTGTACTAACTGGCTGTTCCTCAATGTCTTCTATATTATCAGCGTCCATTCTTCAGACCAGCTATCTATCACCTGCGTATTTGCTCAATTCACTTGGAAGTTCACTTATGACCTAACTGAATTTGTCTACTAGCCAAAGATATGCTAATAAAGTTTCAAGAACTTCTATATGACTTCATCCATTGATACCAATGTATTCATGCATCACTTATGGCTATGATATGACAATGACAATGCCAATATTCAACCGAATTGGCTTTCGCGTCGTCTCTTCGAAGCCCATCGCGATGCGATGGGAACTTAAAGCGAAAATCACGTGACACATAAATCAGTAGAAATGCAACGTAAGAGTTACCTAATGATACCCATATTTCAGTTGACTGTACCTCGAAATGAAGGTGAAGCAACTATTTGGCAAGTCTATCTAACGCATTTCTGATGTTGTCTATCTTAAACTACTAATAGTATCAATTATCTCTTTGACATACGCCTTCTCTTCCTGCTTGGTACTTTCCAGCTCATCTTGATCGAACGGTTCCATACCCTCATCCTCCACATGTGACTGACTTCTAGTATCTACATGGGATGCACGTATTGTCCTTCTCTTAGTCTTGGCGAGTTTTTCATTACGATCTCTCATGATTTGAAACAGTTTCGCTTGGGACATCCTATTCTTAGTtagattttcttcaaattccTCAGGGAAACCACCCTCAAAGAATTTATCTTTGGCCATTCTTCTAACATCATCCAACATATCTATCTCTGTCCATTTTGAATCCGGCTTATGCGATTGTCTAGATTGTAAATCTCCGCGACTACTTAATGAGTTATTAAAAAATGGTGGACTACCGCTACGATGACTGGAAGTCTGATCCTCCATGTTACCTCTTCTGTTTGAAAACCCATGTATTGTTGAGTAGGAAGTAGCAGTACTCAGCGTTGGCTGGTCTATTCGCTTCGCTCTATCCTTATCTTTatgtttcaatttcttggtCTTCCCTTTGAGCTTTTTCTTTAGA
This is a stretch of genomic DNA from Nakaseomyces glabratus chromosome M, complete sequence. It encodes these proteins:
- the MSI1 gene encoding Msi1p (CAGL0M05291g~Ortholog(s) have histone binding activity, role in DNA replication-dependent nucleosome assembly and CAF-1 complex, cytoplasm, nucleus localization), coding for MDADNIEDIEEQPVSTIPEDVQTRYIHWKKNTKLLYDYLNTNSTKWPSLTCQFFPDLDTSSDQHRLLLSSFTSSQLPEDESVYISKISTLKHLNWSSLNNFDMDEMEFKPDPSVKLPPKNLTTEVSIRFPNGDCNRSRYLPQNPDLIAAASSDGSVYIFNKTKHGNSVLRSKSSDDFQARLFSGSHDAQNLDNFNEAVSLSWNKHKEGILGVSYSQGQCNIWDVKKFSRSNILISQPELTVTFDSNGCNDLDWMPMHDSMFIACGESNKLGLFDMRLNGEKEVNSISNYKHEDGINTCKFNPGNSLLVASADTCGRINLWDIRKLDQEPISTMQHGSSISTIEWNPNIGVVFASAGQEDGLVKLWDASVGKEIFVHGGHMLGVNDISWDMHDPWLMASVSNDNTIQIWRPAKNIVSKPS
- a CDS encoding uncharacterized protein (CAGL0M05313g~Ortholog(s) have cytoplasm, nucleus localization) produces the protein MDIEFGSPLKPSKSEDLERAAKQPEDVKNEFHAPVKSFPDLKNIAAEADAAMVADLKKKLKGKTKKLKHKDKDRAKRIDQPTLSTATSYSTIHGFSNRRGNMEDQTSSHRSGSPPFFNNSLSSRGDLQSRQSHKPDSKWTEIDMLDDVRRMAKDKFFEGGFPEEFEENLTKNRMSQAKLFQIMRDRNEKLAKTKRRTIRASHVDTRSQSHVEDEGMEPFDQDELESTKQEEKAYVKEIIDTISSLR